Genomic segment of Streptosporangium sp. NBC_01755:
GATGACGGCGCTACGGTCGGGTGCCGGCTCCCAGCCCTCAGGCGAGGGGGAGGGGGAGGCCGTCTCGGCAGGGCTCTCCGATGGGGACGCCTGCTCCGAAGCCGACGCCGACACCGGGGCGGACGGCTCCGGCGAGCCTGGACCGGGCGAGGGTGGCGCGGCAGATGGCGCGGCGACCTGCCCCGTCTTTCCCCCGCCCGGTTGATCTGAGGAGCCCGAGGAGACGAAACCGACCACCGTCGCGACGGCGGCCAGGACCAGCGCGACGCCCACGGCCAGGATGCGATAGATCACTCGCATCGGCAGGTCGCCGATACGGGACCGCTTCACCGGTGAGTCCGACGGCTTCGGGGGGCTCTCCGCCACGATTTTCGGCAACTCCGACGTCTCCGCCTCGGCGGTCACGTACGTCGGCGCGGGACCCGTCTCCCGGGTCCCCTGAGTCCCACCCAACCCATCGAGCACGATCGGGAGCGTACGACAAATCCGGTTTTCCCGTGCGGGATCCCCATCACACTTCGGGAACGAGTACCTTCCTCACCGGCCCACCGGACGGCTGTGCCCCAACTGCCCATCCCTTCGGGACAGGGATGACGTCAGGCCTTCAAGAACGCCTGCTTCCTGGTGATGACCACCGACATGAGCGCGGCGGCGAGACAGAGGAACCCCGCGGCGTACCAGGCGAGGTCGTAGGCGCCGAAGTGGTCACGGGTGACTCCCGCGGCGACCGCGGCGACCGCCGCGCCGATCTGGTGGGAGGCGAAGACCCAGCCGAACACCACGGCCCCGTCGGGACCGTAGATCTGGCGGCACAGGGCGACGGTCGGCGGGACCGTGGCCACCCAGTCGAGGCCGTAGAAGATGATGAAGACGAGCATGCTGGGCTCGGCGGTGGCCCCGAACAGGCTTGGCAGGGCCATCAACGACAGACCCCGCAGCCCGTAGTAGGCGCCGAGGAGGACGCGCGAGTCGACCTTGTCGCTCAGCCATCCGGACGCCACGGTGCCGACCACGTCGAAGATCCCGACCAGCGCGAGCAGCCCGGCGGCGGTCGGCTCGGCCATGCCGTGGTCGTGGGCGGCAGGGATGAAGTGGGTACCCACCAGGCCGTTGGTGCTCATCCCACAGATCGCGAACCCTCCGGCGAGCAGCCAGAAGGGACGCGTCCGCGCGGCGCTCCACAGCACGCCGAGGGCCCGCGAGGCGGCGCCACCGGTCCGCGTGGGCCGCACAGCCGGGGGCGCGGCGGGGTCGGCGCCCAGAGCTGTGGTGCCCACGTCCTCAGGCCGGTCACGCAGCAGGAACCAGACCAGGGGGACCACGACCAGAGCCGCGACGGCGACCGTGATCGCGGCCGACCGCCAGCCCCTGTCGGCCGCCAGGTGCGCGAGGACGGGCAGGAAGACGAGCTGCCCGGTGGCGCCGCCCGCGGTGAGCACGCCGGTGACGAGGCCGCGGTGACGGACGAACCAGCGTTCGGTGAGGGTCGCGGCGAAGACCAGGGCCATCGAGCCGGTGCCGAGGCCGACCAGGACGCCCCAGCACAGGACGAGTTGCCAGGGGGCGTTCATCAGGATGGTCAACCCGCTGCCCGCGGCGACCAGCAGCAGGGCGTACGTCACGATCCTGCGCATTCCAAAGCGGTCCATGAGCGCGGCCGCGAAGGGCGCGGTCAGCCCGTAGAGCATGAGGTTGACCGAGACGGCCAGCGAGATCGTGCCCCGGGACCAGCCGAACTCCTCCTGGAGCGGTGTGATCAGCACGCCGGGCGTCGCCCGGAACCCGGCCGCGCCGAGGATGGCCACGAATGCGACTCCCGCCACGATCCAGGCGCGGTGCAGCTTGCGGTCGGGCGCCCGAAGAGTCGTTGTCATGCGCCCCATAATCGAGGGGGAGAACACGTCACGCGAGTGACCCGAGTGTCAACATCCACAAGGATCGGGCCATATCCGCTCCGGCGGTGCCGTCGCGTTCCCTTACTCGGGCACCCTTCCCGTATGCGGACACGTCCAGAGTTCGGGAGTGACCGTCTCACATATTGGGAGAATTCGCTCAAAGGTTCTGTTTTTTCTATTCTCGTCAACTGTGAGTCTCGCATCCGGCATGGTCACGGGGAGACGCGAGGCCGGTCTCCGGTCTCGCCGGTCATGAGGGAGTGACGATGCTCGCGCTCCGCTCGACCGGTACGGGGCCGGCCGGAGAACGGGCGACCGAAGGGGTGGTGCCGTGTTCCACGCACGAAGGCCGACAGGGGTCCTGACACTGCTGGCATGCGGCGCGCTCCTGCTCAGCGCCTGCGCGAACACCGATCCGGCGGACGACCCGACGGCATCGGACCCGGAGTCGATCCGACCGGCCGAGACCATCACCTACGCGTACGAGCAGGAGTTCCACTCCTACAACAACAACACCACCGCCGAGAACGCCACGCGCAACGCGGCGCCCCTGCAGCGGGTGCGCACGGGTTTCTGGTTCTACGGCGACAAAGGCGAGATCGTCCCCGACAGGGACTTCGGAACCTACGAGAAGATCTCCGACGCCCCGCTGAGCGTCAAGTACACGATCAACGCCAAGGCGGTCTGGTCCGACGGCACCCCGATCGACTGCGACGACGTCATGCTGTGGTGGGCCTTCCGATCCGGCAAGGTCAAGGGCTTCGCCTCCGCCGACACCAACGGCGTCCAGGACACCGAGGTCCCCGACTGCGAGAAGGGCGGCAAGGAGTTCACCCTGGTCTATGACAAGCCGTTCGCGGACTGGGTGGCCGGTGGCCCCGGCGCGACCGAGATACTGCCGGCCCACGTGGTCGCCGAGCAGGACGGCCTGTCCGAGGAGGACTTCATCGCGGCGGTCAGGAACACCGACGCGAAGAAGCTCGCCGAGGGCATCCGGTTCTTCAACGACGGCTGGGTCTCCGAGGGAAGACTGCCCGAGGCCAGGCTGATCCCGTCCTCGGGACCGTACAAGCTCTCCAAACTGGACGCCGGACAGCGGCTGACCCTCATCGCCAACGACAGGTGGTGGGGCACTCCCGCCGCGACCCCGACGATCGTCGAGCGTTTCATCACCCTCGACGAGCAGGCACAGGCGTTGCAGAACCGCGAGGTCCAGATCGTCGAGCCACAGCCGGGACCCGAGGTGCTCAAGCAGTTGCAGTCCCTGCGAGGGGTGAAGGTCAGCGTCTCCGACAAGTACACCTACGAGCACCTGGACTTCAACTTCGACTCCAGTCCGTTCCGCGACAGGAGGCTGCGCGAGGCGTTCGCCAGGTGCGTGCCCAGGCAGCTCATCGTCGACAGCCTGATCAAGCCCGTCGCACCCGCCGCCAGGCCCCTGCAGATCCGCACCGTGGCTCCGTTCCAGACCAACAGCACCGCGGTCGTGGCCGCCAGCGGCAGCGCCGACGTTTACACGCGACAGGACATCGCGGGTGCCAGGGAACTGCTGCGGAAAGCCGGCAAGACGGGGCTGGAGGTCAACATCGGCTACCAGACCCCGAACCCGCGCCGCACCGCGGCGGTGCAGCTCATCATCGACTCCTGCAACAAGGCCGGCTTCAAGGTCGTCGACAAGGGCTCCGAGGATTTCCTGGGCACCGTGATGCCGACCAACGGCTACGACGTGGCACTGTTCGCCTGGTCGGGTTCGTCCCTGGTCAGCGGCTGGGCCTCCAGTTTCACCTCACCGCAGAAGTGCGACGCCCACAGCAAGGGCAACAACAACGGCTGCTACTCCAGCAGGCGGGTCGACCTCCTCATCAAGGAGTTGAACTCGACGGTGGACCTGGCCGCCCAGGACCCGATCATCGGCGAGATCGAGAAGCGGCTCTGGAGTGACCTGGCCACCATCCCGCTGTTCCAGCATCCGGGCCTCAGCGCGTGGGACGAGACGCTCCAGAACGTCGTCCCCAACCCCGCACAGTCGACCATCACCTGGAACATGGATAAATGGCGTCTTTCCTAGAGCGTCCCCTTCTCGCCGTCGCGGTCACGGGTGGAGAGCCGCGCCCGAAGGGGACACGTACCGGCACCGCGCACGGCCGCAAGGGCACCTTCGTGCTCCACCACACGGCCACGGCACACGCCGGGGAGTCCACGCTGAGCTGGACGATCCTCCCCGACTCGGGCACCGGCGAACTGCTGGGCATCCGGGGCGGGGGCCAGATCGTCAGCGACGACGGCGCCCACTCCTTCCACCTCGACTACGAGCTCGGCTGAGAGCGACCGTCCCGGAAAACAGCGAAGGGCGGCCGCGTGGCCGCCCTTCGGTGAGGAGTGGAGCTATGGGGATTCGAACCCCAGACCTCCTCCATGCCATGGAGGCGCGCTACCAGCTGCGCCATAGCCCCTCGGTGTCAACCGAATGCCGCCGGGCCCGGCCCGGCGTCCACGCCAGTGTATAGGAAATCACCCCACACCCTGTAACCGCCGGGGCGGCCCGCCCACGGGTGCCTACTCGCCTCGGGCGGCGGGGCGCGCACGGGCGGCGCGGGCACGCACGGGCGAGGGCCTACCGTAGCGACATGGCCCTCTCGATCAGCGTGGCGAGCTCGGTCACCGCGGGATCCTCGGTGGACGCGGCCAGGCGGGTTGCGTGGGCGGCGAGGTCCTTGGGCGCCGCTCCGGCGATCCCCTCACCCGTGCGGAGATATTCGGCGAAGCCCGCGGCCACCACGTCAACCTGAAACCTCGATGCGGACTCCCGCCACAGCGAGGCCGCCAGGTCACCGGCCGCGAGGGAGCGACTGGCCTCGGCGGGGTCGCGGGTGTCAGGGTCCTGCCAGCGTACGGTGGCGGTGGCCAGCTGACCCGACGCCCCGCCGCGCAGCCGCACCTCGTACAGGGCGGTCACCGAGTGACCGGGACCGATCTCGCCGCCGTCCTTGGCATCGTCACGGAAGTCCTCGGTCGCGAGCTGCCGGTTCTCGTAGCCGATCAGGCGGTACGACTCCACGACCGAGGGGTTGAACACGACCTGCGCCTTGGCGTCGCGGGCACGCAGGTCGAGGTTGGTGGCGAACTGCTCGACGAAGACCTTGCGCGCGTCGTCGACGGAGCTGACGTAGACCGCGGCACCGTCCCCGTTGTCGGCGAGCTGCTCCATCAGCCGGTCGCCGTAGTCGCGGCCGACGCCGACGCACAGCAGGGTGATCTTCTTGCCGGCGGCATCCTCGACCCGGTCGAGGATGCCCTGCCAGGTGGTGTCGCCGACGTTGGCCAGTCCGTCGGAGAGCAGGATGACGCGGTTGACCGCCACCGCCCTGAAGCTCGCCGCGGCCTCGGCGTAACCGCTGGTCAACCCCGCCTCCAGGTTCGTCGACTGCCCTATGGCGAGGCGCTCGACGGCGGCGTGGAGCCGGTCCCTGTCAGTTGCCGGGGTCATGGACAGGACCGTGTCCGCCCGGTCGCTGAAAGCCACGACGGAGACCTGATCGCCGGGCCCGAGCTGGTCGACGAGCTTGTGCAGGGCCTCCCTGACCAGGTCGAGCCTGCCGGGCTCGCTCATGGAACCGGACACGTCCACCACGAAGGTGAGGTTCGCCGGACGCCGGGCCTCCGCGGCCGCCCTGCGGGTCTGCAGGCCGACGCGGAGCAGCGCGGTGCCGTTCTTTGGGGTACGAGCGCCGTCCATGTGCACGGTGAAGCCGTCGTCGTCCGGCTCCCTGTAGTCCTGCGCGAAGGAGTTGACGAACTCCTCGGGCCTGACCTGGCCCGGCTCCGGCAGCCCGCCATCCTGGAGGAGCCGCCTGCTGTAGCCGTACGAGGCCGTGTCCACGTCGAGGGCGAAGGTGGAGATCTGCTCGGTGGCGGTGTCACGTTGCCTGGTGGCGACGGCCTCGGGGGCCTCGACCTCGGCGGTGTCCCGGTCACCGGTTTCGGCGAGGGTGGGCTGCGGGACCGGCTTGCCGGATTCGGGCATCGGCTGGCCGGCGGATCCGGTCCCGTCCGAGGACCCGCCGCAGGCGGCGGACAGCAGGGCGATCACGACGAGTGCGGTGGCAAGCGGGCGTGACTTCATGTCGCCTCCTAGGGATGCATGTCACCCCCTACGACGGCTCCTTCCATCCACCCGCCGGGAGCTTGACCCAAGCGAGCGCAAACCGTGTTCGGCACGTGATCAGGGCTTCCAGGCCGGATCCCGTCCGCTGAACCCGAGCGCCCGCTCGAACGGCGAGGCGTCCGGATCTCGTTCACGGCGGCCATGCTGTCCGGCCGATCTCCTAGTAGTACTTCGTTAGGTTAATAATCACCTAGCGTGATCATTTTGGGATGTCGCTTCGGGATCATGCTTTCGTGACACCTGAGGAGATGGCGCCGGTGCGCCCGCGGCTTGAGACATTCGCAGGTCAAATGCTGCGGAGAGTGCTTCGTCGCCGTGATCAACTGGCTACCGGCGAGGCGTACGTGCGGGGATTGATGCTGGATGGGCGACGCAAGTCGATGGATCCGATGGCGGAGCGTCTGGGAGTTGACACCCAGCGATTACAGCAATTCATGGCCGACTCGACCTGGGATTACGAACCGGTCCGGGAAAATCTCACACATTGGGCGCTGGAGCGGATCGGCCCGCGGGCGGTCGTCATCGACGACGTCGGTTTCCCAAAGGACGGCCTGGACTCCCCGGGAGTGGCCCGGATGTATTGCGGAGCACTGGGAAAAACCGGAAACTGCCAGATCGGGGTCAGCGCGCATCTGGTCACCGACCATGCCTCCTCCGCGGTCAACTGGCGCCTGTTCA
This window contains:
- a CDS encoding MFS transporter, whose protein sequence is MTTTLRAPDRKLHRAWIVAGVAFVAILGAAGFRATPGVLITPLQEEFGWSRGTISLAVSVNLMLYGLTAPFAAALMDRFGMRRIVTYALLLVAAGSGLTILMNAPWQLVLCWGVLVGLGTGSMALVFAATLTERWFVRHRGLVTGVLTAGGATGQLVFLPVLAHLAADRGWRSAAITVAVAALVVVPLVWFLLRDRPEDVGTTALGADPAAPPAVRPTRTGGAASRALGVLWSAARTRPFWLLAGGFAICGMSTNGLVGTHFIPAAHDHGMAEPTAAGLLALVGIFDVVGTVASGWLSDKVDSRVLLGAYYGLRGLSLMALPSLFGATAEPSMLVFIIFYGLDWVATVPPTVALCRQIYGPDGAVVFGWVFASHQIGAAVAAVAAGVTRDHFGAYDLAWYAAGFLCLAAALMSVVITRKQAFLKA
- a CDS encoding ABC transporter family substrate-binding protein; the encoded protein is MFHARRPTGVLTLLACGALLLSACANTDPADDPTASDPESIRPAETITYAYEQEFHSYNNNTTAENATRNAAPLQRVRTGFWFYGDKGEIVPDRDFGTYEKISDAPLSVKYTINAKAVWSDGTPIDCDDVMLWWAFRSGKVKGFASADTNGVQDTEVPDCEKGGKEFTLVYDKPFADWVAGGPGATEILPAHVVAEQDGLSEEDFIAAVRNTDAKKLAEGIRFFNDGWVSEGRLPEARLIPSSGPYKLSKLDAGQRLTLIANDRWWGTPAATPTIVERFITLDEQAQALQNREVQIVEPQPGPEVLKQLQSLRGVKVSVSDKYTYEHLDFNFDSSPFRDRRLREAFARCVPRQLIVDSLIKPVAPAARPLQIRTVAPFQTNSTAVVAASGSADVYTRQDIAGARELLRKAGKTGLEVNIGYQTPNPRRTAAVQLIIDSCNKAGFKVVDKGSEDFLGTVMPTNGYDVALFAWSGSSLVSGWASSFTSPQKCDAHSKGNNNGCYSSRRVDLLIKELNSTVDLAAQDPIIGEIEKRLWSDLATIPLFQHPGLSAWDETLQNVVPNPAQSTITWNMDKWRLS
- a CDS encoding DUF3224 domain-containing protein — encoded protein: MASFLERPLLAVAVTGGEPRPKGTRTGTAHGRKGTFVLHHTATAHAGESTLSWTILPDSGTGELLGIRGGGQIVSDDGAHSFHLDYELG
- a CDS encoding vWA domain-containing protein encodes the protein MKSRPLATALVVIALLSAACGGSSDGTGSAGQPMPESGKPVPQPTLAETGDRDTAEVEAPEAVATRQRDTATEQISTFALDVDTASYGYSRRLLQDGGLPEPGQVRPEEFVNSFAQDYREPDDDGFTVHMDGARTPKNGTALLRVGLQTRRAAAEARRPANLTFVVDVSGSMSEPGRLDLVREALHKLVDQLGPGDQVSVVAFSDRADTVLSMTPATDRDRLHAAVERLAIGQSTNLEAGLTSGYAEAAASFRAVAVNRVILLSDGLANVGDTTWQGILDRVEDAAGKKITLLCVGVGRDYGDRLMEQLADNGDGAAVYVSSVDDARKVFVEQFATNLDLRARDAKAQVVFNPSVVESYRLIGYENRQLATEDFRDDAKDGGEIGPGHSVTALYEVRLRGGASGQLATATVRWQDPDTRDPAEASRSLAAGDLAASLWRESASRFQVDVVAAGFAEYLRTGEGIAGAAPKDLAAHATRLAASTEDPAVTELATLIERAMSLR